The following proteins are co-located in the Limibacillus sp. genome:
- a CDS encoding oxaloacetate decarboxylase translates to MPGPGKSLKTLMAAKAPLVAPGVFDGLSAGMVSRAGFEAVYASGGAIARSMGLPDLGLVNMAEMAQRLGQIVEASGLPVLADGDTGHGTSLHVRRTVRSFEAAGIAGLHLEDQGFPKRCGHLAGKSLVSTGEMTDKLKAATDARRDDDFLIAARSDAIAVEGFEAALERVQAYKEAGADILFVEAPETPEQIAAIPQRLEGPLMINMFKGGRTPFTPVERLGELGFSLVIIPSDLQRAVIQTMSDVLQAIRRDGDSGALSDRLCPLPERDVVVDQDDWLAFAERFGG, encoded by the coding sequence ATGCCGGGACCCGGCAAATCCTTGAAGACTCTGATGGCCGCCAAGGCGCCTTTGGTCGCACCGGGCGTGTTCGACGGCCTCTCCGCCGGCATGGTGAGCCGCGCCGGATTCGAAGCCGTCTACGCCAGCGGCGGCGCAATCGCCCGCTCCATGGGCCTGCCCGACCTGGGCTTGGTCAATATGGCCGAGATGGCCCAGCGTCTCGGCCAGATCGTGGAGGCCTCCGGCCTGCCCGTCCTGGCGGACGGCGACACCGGGCACGGCACTTCGCTTCACGTGCGCCGCACGGTACGCAGCTTCGAAGCCGCCGGCATCGCGGGCCTCCACCTCGAAGACCAGGGATTCCCAAAGCGCTGCGGCCATCTGGCCGGGAAGTCGCTGGTTTCCACGGGAGAAATGACCGACAAGCTGAAGGCGGCGACCGACGCGCGCCGTGATGACGATTTCCTGATCGCCGCGCGCAGCGACGCCATCGCGGTCGAGGGGTTCGAGGCCGCGCTGGAGCGCGTGCAGGCCTACAAGGAAGCCGGTGCGGACATTCTCTTCGTTGAGGCGCCCGAGACCCCGGAGCAGATCGCGGCGATACCGCAGCGTCTGGAAGGGCCCTTGATGATCAATATGTTCAAGGGCGGGCGCACGCCCTTCACCCCGGTCGAGCGCCTGGGCGAGCTTGGCTTCTCCCTTGTCATCATCCCCTCCGACCTGCAACGGGCTGTGATCCAGACGATGTCGGATGTTTTGCAGGCGATCCGGCGCGACGGCGACTCCGGCGCGCTCTCCGACCGGCTCTGCCCCCTGCCCGAGCGGGACGTGGTGGTCGATCAGGACGACTGGCTGGCGTTCGCCGAGCGCTTCGGCGGCTAA
- a CDS encoding SDR family oxidoreductase, translated as MSQAGDNPVAIVTGAARNIGRASALALSGLGFDLVVHSGSNREGLEETVRLLEAAGVRATAVLGDLTEPATADALVEAARGLGRVAVLVNNAALRRAVPFEEMSLEEWRAVMAINQDAAFLTSRAAIGDMLKAGWGRIINIGGLSGHMGAAKRAHVVTTKAAMVGFSKALAIEYADRGITANCVVPGEIETERGGAAGERAAHPGKQAFPPVGRRGEPEEVAAVIALLCGPNSGYMTGQTYHVNGGRYLP; from the coding sequence ATGAGCCAAGCCGGAGACAACCCCGTGGCGATCGTCACGGGCGCGGCCCGAAACATCGGCCGCGCGAGCGCTCTCGCACTCTCCGGGCTTGGCTTTGACCTGGTCGTTCACTCCGGCTCCAACCGGGAAGGCTTGGAGGAGACCGTGCGTCTCCTGGAAGCGGCGGGCGTCAGGGCGACGGCCGTGCTGGGCGACCTGACCGAACCGGCGACGGCCGACGCGCTGGTCGAGGCCGCTCGCGGGCTCGGACGCGTCGCCGTCCTGGTGAACAACGCCGCTCTTCGAAGGGCCGTGCCTTTTGAGGAAATGAGCCTTGAGGAGTGGCGGGCCGTGATGGCGATCAATCAAGACGCGGCCTTCCTGACCAGCCGGGCGGCCATCGGCGACATGCTGAAGGCCGGCTGGGGCCGGATCATCAACATCGGCGGTCTTTCCGGCCACATGGGGGCCGCCAAGCGCGCCCATGTGGTGACGACCAAGGCGGCGATGGTGGGCTTCTCCAAGGCGCTCGCGATTGAGTACGCCGATCGGGGCATCACCGCCAACTGCGTGGTGCCCGGGGAGATCGAGACCGAGCGCGGCGGCGCCGCCGGCGAGCGCGCCGCCCATCCCGGCAAGCAGGCCTTTCCCCCGGTCGGCCGGCGCGGCGAGCCGGAAGAGGTGGCCGCCGTCATCGCGCTGCTCTGCGGACCCAATTCGGGTTACATGACCGGCCAGACCTATCACGTCAACGGGGGGCGCTACCTGCCATGA
- a CDS encoding tripartite tricarboxylate transporter TctB family protein → MSEQPGGAGGMEGARSSNGIVRLLHPVDTVVALLILAFVGFLFYETTQFDRVSALFSQNIPPTMFPRMLLIFIAALALVMPFEHILLKRKGKNIDKDRSDTVKWITWATIIVLTVILATSEVLGTLLTLVSVCLFIPMLWGERRLRVVLPFAIIFPVCVAALFELVLKVFFAPGVLNISLRALT, encoded by the coding sequence ATGTCCGAACAGCCCGGTGGGGCCGGAGGCATGGAGGGCGCGCGATCCAGCAATGGGATCGTGCGCCTCCTCCATCCGGTCGACACGGTCGTTGCGCTCCTGATCCTGGCCTTCGTGGGATTCCTGTTCTACGAAACCACCCAGTTCGACCGCGTATCGGCCCTCTTCAGTCAGAACATTCCGCCGACCATGTTTCCGCGGATGCTGCTGATCTTTATCGCGGCCCTGGCTCTCGTGATGCCCTTCGAGCACATCCTTTTGAAGCGCAAGGGCAAGAACATCGACAAGGACCGCAGCGACACGGTGAAATGGATCACCTGGGCGACCATCATCGTCCTGACGGTAATCCTGGCCACATCTGAGGTGCTGGGTACCCTTTTGACCCTGGTTTCGGTCTGTCTGTTCATTCCGATGCTGTGGGGCGAGCGGAGGCTGCGGGTCGTGTTGCCTTTCGCGATCATCTTCCCGGTTTGTGTGGCTGCGCTGTTCGAGCTGGTGCTGAAGGTATTCTTCGCGCCCGGCGTTCTGAACATCAGTCTTCGAGCTTTGACCTAA
- a CDS encoding CaiB/BaiF CoA-transferase family protein has product MPHVPASDALSHIRVLDVTRVRSGPTAARQLADWGADVVKIEPPESIEPDGSLGAARHTPDFQNLQRNKRSLTLNLKEAEGLEIFRKLVADADVVIENFRPDVKQRLGIDYPELKKINPKIIMASISGFGQDGPYAKRPGFDQIAQGMGGLMSITGEPGRGPMRVGIPIADLTAGLFCAHGVLVALISREKTGEGQWLHTSLLQSQIFMLDFQAARWLTKGEVADQAGNNHPTSVPTGVFQTQDGSVNIAVAGEGIWKRLCKVLGKEDWTQNPDYLDNAARLAHRDQLNDEIEAITKTYKSVDLVEMLLEAGVPSGEINKIDEVFADPQVQHLGIATEADTIPYGRTSLVGQPVVLTGTPSKIVQHPPEKGEHTSEILEELGYDAARLADLRERQII; this is encoded by the coding sequence ATGCCGCACGTACCAGCATCCGATGCTCTGTCGCACATCCGCGTGCTCGACGTCACGCGGGTGCGGTCCGGTCCCACCGCCGCCCGCCAGCTGGCTGATTGGGGCGCGGACGTCGTCAAGATCGAGCCGCCCGAAAGCATCGAGCCGGACGGGTCGCTCGGCGCCGCGCGCCATACGCCGGACTTCCAGAACCTGCAGCGCAACAAGCGCAGCCTGACGCTCAACCTGAAGGAGGCCGAGGGCCTGGAGATCTTCCGCAAGCTGGTGGCGGACGCCGACGTGGTGATCGAGAACTTCCGTCCGGACGTCAAGCAGCGCCTGGGCATCGATTATCCGGAACTGAAGAAGATCAACCCCAAGATCATCATGGCCAGCATCTCCGGCTTCGGTCAGGACGGGCCCTACGCCAAACGTCCCGGTTTCGACCAGATCGCCCAGGGCATGGGCGGGCTGATGTCGATCACCGGCGAGCCGGGGCGCGGCCCCATGCGCGTGGGCATCCCCATCGCGGACCTGACGGCCGGGCTGTTCTGCGCGCACGGCGTGCTGGTGGCCCTGATCAGCCGCGAGAAGACGGGGGAGGGCCAGTGGCTTCACACCTCCCTGCTGCAGTCGCAGATCTTCATGTTGGATTTCCAGGCCGCGCGCTGGCTCACCAAAGGCGAAGTCGCGGACCAGGCCGGTAACAATCACCCCACCTCCGTTCCCACCGGCGTCTTCCAGACCCAGGACGGCTCGGTCAACATCGCGGTGGCGGGCGAGGGCATCTGGAAGCGGCTCTGCAAGGTCCTTGGCAAAGAGGATTGGACCCAGAACCCCGACTATCTCGACAACGCCGCGCGCCTTGCGCATCGCGATCAGCTCAACGACGAGATCGAGGCCATCACCAAGACATACAAGAGCGTCGATCTGGTCGAGATGCTGCTGGAAGCCGGAGTCCCGAGCGGCGAGATCAACAAGATCGACGAGGTCTTCGCCGACCCGCAGGTCCAGCATCTGGGGATCGCCACAGAGGCGGACACGATCCCCTATGGCAGGACCAGCCTTGTCGGACAGCCGGTCGTGCTGACCGGGACCCCCAGCAAGATCGTTCAGCATCCCCCGGAGAAGGGCGAGCACACCTCCGAAATCCTGGAGGAACTCGGGTACGATGCGGCGCGCCTCGCCGATCTGCGCGAGCGGCAAATCATCTGA
- a CDS encoding tripartite tricarboxylate transporter permease: protein MEPILVGLGLLFDPFNIMLILGGVLIGVLVGALPGLSSPMAIALLIPFTIQLEPIPAIAMMAALYCAGTFGGSITAILINAPGAPPAAATALDGYPMAKKGEPGRALGLATVSSVVGGVISLIIFIFAAPLLAKVALEFRPPEYFALAIFALSMLASMSGKSSLRNLISGAFGVLLGTIGVHLTTGVERFTFDFSELQEGINFVPVLIGLFALGEMLSQSQTLDTAFERIKATAMKLPTFKELKELKGTILRSSGLGTFIGILPAEGSTVAAIMGYNEAKRWSKKKEEFGTGTPEGIVGPEAANNAAAGGAMVPTLALGIPGSGSTALILAALIMHGFRPGPYLINETPEFIYAIFGAMLVANLGFLVIGLVGAKFFSMVTFIPNRLLWPAVVVFSMIGAYAYGGSMFDVWVMLISGIVGFFMLRHGFAPAPLVMGLILGPLVEEKFSQAMIIYDNNFFRFFESWIVILFFVLTVISLSTPLWGVLRDRRSAKKKPA, encoded by the coding sequence ATGGAACCGATCCTAGTAGGTCTGGGGCTTCTCTTTGACCCCTTCAATATCATGCTGATCCTGGGCGGCGTCCTGATCGGCGTGCTGGTTGGCGCTCTGCCGGGGCTGTCTTCGCCCATGGCGATCGCACTCTTGATTCCCTTCACGATCCAACTGGAGCCGATCCCGGCCATCGCGATGATGGCGGCGCTGTACTGCGCGGGAACCTTCGGCGGATCGATCACCGCCATCCTGATCAATGCGCCCGGCGCCCCACCAGCGGCCGCCACGGCGCTGGACGGCTATCCCATGGCCAAGAAGGGCGAACCCGGCCGGGCCCTGGGCCTCGCCACCGTCTCCTCGGTGGTGGGTGGCGTCATCAGCCTCATCATCTTCATTTTCGCCGCACCGCTGCTGGCCAAGGTGGCGTTGGAGTTCCGTCCGCCCGAGTACTTCGCGCTGGCGATCTTCGCGCTCTCCATGCTGGCCTCCATGAGCGGCAAGTCCTCGCTGCGCAACCTGATTTCAGGGGCCTTCGGTGTGCTGTTGGGCACCATCGGCGTCCACCTGACGACCGGCGTCGAGCGCTTCACCTTCGACTTCTCTGAGCTTCAGGAGGGCATCAACTTCGTGCCCGTCCTGATCGGGCTCTTTGCGCTGGGTGAGATGCTGAGCCAGTCGCAGACCCTGGACACCGCCTTCGAGCGGATCAAGGCGACGGCCATGAAGCTGCCGACCTTCAAGGAGCTGAAGGAGTTGAAGGGCACGATCCTGCGTTCTTCCGGCCTCGGCACCTTCATCGGCATCCTGCCCGCCGAGGGATCAACGGTCGCCGCCATCATGGGCTACAACGAAGCCAAGCGCTGGTCCAAGAAGAAGGAGGAGTTCGGCACCGGCACGCCCGAGGGCATCGTCGGTCCGGAAGCGGCCAACAACGCGGCCGCAGGCGGCGCCATGGTTCCGACCCTGGCGCTCGGCATTCCGGGCTCGGGCTCCACGGCCCTGATCCTGGCCGCGCTGATCATGCACGGCTTCCGCCCCGGTCCCTACCTGATCAACGAGACGCCGGAATTCATCTACGCGATCTTCGGCGCGATGCTGGTGGCCAACCTCGGCTTCCTGGTGATCGGTCTGGTGGGCGCGAAGTTCTTCTCGATGGTGACCTTCATTCCCAACCGGCTCCTGTGGCCGGCGGTGGTGGTCTTCTCGATGATCGGCGCCTATGCCTACGGCGGGTCCATGTTCGACGTCTGGGTCATGCTGATCTCGGGCATCGTCGGCTTCTTCATGCTGCGTCACGGCTTTGCGCCCGCGCCGCTGGTCATGGGTCTCATCCTGGGACCCCTGGTCGAGGAGAAGTTCTCTCAGGCCATGATCATCTACGACAACAACTTCTTCCGCTTCTTCGAGAGCTGGATCGTGATCCTGTTCTTCGTCCTGACGGTGATCAGCCTCTCCACGCCTCTCTGGGGCGTCTTGAGGGACCGCAGGTCGGCCAAGAAGAAGCCTGCGTAA
- a CDS encoding ornithine cyclodeaminase family protein → MRYLSEAEVMALAEEDLDGAFEACELAYRYYGDQRDVLSHPSSAFTTLPREKPAKCRLKGAHLKTMGVAGARLATPGYYYCWLTDFEGGQPIALVGEDWLHRRRTAATGGLAARWLAAPGARTAALIGTGKIGREFVRTLTHALPFEELRIASRSLENAEALAESFGGKVKDTVLTPCSIEKAVKGADVVATITQAKEPFIPAGWLKKGALLLSMGGVPEVSFEVLGEADRLIVDDTDYALAQGDLHHWVKSGAISREDLLARVDADIGEVAVGAKPGRSHDEETIIAVIQGMAVCDLAMAKQVLDRAEAQGIGQTITL, encoded by the coding sequence ATGCGGTATCTTAGCGAAGCGGAAGTCATGGCCCTGGCCGAAGAAGACCTGGACGGGGCCTTCGAGGCTTGCGAACTGGCTTATCGCTACTACGGCGACCAGCGCGACGTCCTTTCCCACCCCTCCTCCGCCTTTACGACGCTGCCGCGCGAGAAGCCGGCCAAGTGCCGGCTGAAGGGCGCGCACCTTAAGACCATGGGCGTGGCCGGCGCCCGCCTTGCGACTCCCGGCTACTACTATTGCTGGCTGACCGACTTCGAAGGGGGACAGCCCATCGCGCTGGTCGGCGAGGACTGGCTGCACCGCCGCCGCACCGCCGCCACCGGCGGCCTGGCCGCCAGATGGCTTGCCGCCCCCGGCGCCAGGACCGCCGCCTTGATCGGCACGGGCAAGATCGGGCGGGAGTTCGTGCGCACCCTGACCCACGCGCTGCCCTTCGAGGAGCTGCGGATCGCCTCGCGCTCACTCGAGAACGCCGAGGCGCTGGCAGAGTCCTTCGGCGGCAAGGTGAAGGATACGGTCCTGACCCCCTGCTCCATCGAGAAAGCCGTGAAGGGCGCGGACGTGGTCGCCACCATCACGCAGGCGAAAGAGCCCTTCATCCCGGCCGGCTGGCTGAAGAAGGGCGCCTTGCTGCTCTCCATGGGCGGGGTGCCGGAGGTGTCCTTCGAGGTGCTGGGAGAGGCCGACCGTCTGATCGTCGACGACACCGACTACGCGCTCGCACAGGGCGATCTCCATCACTGGGTGAAGTCGGGGGCCATTTCCAGGGAAGACCTGCTCGCCCGCGTCGACGCCGACATCGGTGAGGTCGCCGTCGGCGCGAAACCCGGCCGCAGCCATGACGAGGAGACCATCATCGCCGTGATCCAGGGCATGGCGGTCTGCGACCTCGCCATGGCCAAGCAGGTGCTGGACCGTGCCGAGGCCCAGGGGATCGGCCAAACCATCACGCTTTAG
- a CDS encoding tripartite tricarboxylate transporter substrate binding protein has product MNRTLKNLGGGMMLAAAGALLAFSGDAKAQELPDCNIEVVIHSSYGGGTDTTARMMMIRTRRELDRDMAVVAQRGGSGAKAQNYVLSKPADGCTIMALTQSHLYTMARGQSDMKIEDITGVARAMDDPTFIVVRGDSDMNTLEEMIAKSKETPLNFGVAQIGGTEHIGLAQFAELSGLQFKVVPFGSGAQMVQALLSGAIDGTVPNVSEAGNQVDDGSFKALAVMAEERLDDYPNVPSTYELGYEAKTSTTRGYAVLASTPQPIIDLLSEAMVKAMKHDTFANYLASAGLKPETSVAGTEVWDKHLKEEYAKAAKALKDLGLMDQ; this is encoded by the coding sequence ATGAACCGCACTCTTAAGAACCTCGGTGGGGGCATGATGCTGGCTGCGGCCGGCGCGCTCCTCGCTTTTTCGGGCGACGCCAAAGCCCAGGAACTGCCTGATTGCAACATCGAGGTTGTGATCCACTCCAGCTACGGCGGCGGCACCGACACCACCGCCCGCATGATGATGATCCGCACCCGCCGCGAGCTCGACCGCGATATGGCGGTGGTGGCTCAGCGCGGCGGCTCCGGCGCGAAGGCTCAGAATTACGTGCTGAGCAAGCCCGCCGACGGCTGCACCATCATGGCGCTGACCCAGTCGCACCTCTACACCATGGCCCGCGGCCAGTCCGACATGAAGATCGAAGACATCACCGGCGTTGCCCGCGCGATGGACGATCCCACCTTCATCGTCGTGCGTGGCGACAGCGACATGAACACGCTCGAAGAGATGATCGCCAAGTCCAAGGAGACCCCGCTCAACTTCGGCGTGGCGCAGATCGGCGGCACCGAGCACATCGGTCTTGCCCAGTTCGCCGAGCTGTCCGGCTTGCAGTTCAAGGTCGTGCCCTTCGGCTCCGGCGCGCAGATGGTCCAGGCCCTGCTGTCCGGCGCCATCGACGGCACCGTTCCGAACGTCTCCGAGGCGGGCAACCAGGTCGATGACGGCAGCTTCAAGGCGCTGGCCGTGATGGCCGAAGAGCGTCTGGACGACTATCCGAACGTGCCCTCGACCTACGAGCTCGGCTATGAGGCCAAGACCTCTACGACCCGTGGTTACGCTGTTCTGGCTTCCACCCCGCAGCCGATCATCGATCTGCTGTCCGAGGCGATGGTCAAGGCCATGAAGCACGACACCTTCGCCAACTATCTGGCGAGCGCCGGTCTGAAGCCGGAGACTTCCGTCGCCGGCACGGAAGTGTGGGACAAGCACCTGAAGGAAGAGTACGCGAAGGCCGCCAAGGCCCTCAAAGATCTCGGCCTGATGGACCAGTAA
- a CDS encoding TauD/TfdA family dioxygenase produces MEIIPTGAALGAEIKGLNLSEPLSAGEAEQLRAAWDKHLVLTFRGQDLSDPELLAFSRNFGELDPPGPNPYGTTFLPEYPEINVISNVKDDQGRPIGNLGAGEAVWHADMTYVDLPPKAAILHALEVPVGQGDTYFANMVEAYADLPEDLKKAIEGKEAIHDAAHNSAGMLRKGYEEVSDPRKTPGAHHPLVRYDKATGRRALFLGRRPHAYIIGMEQEESDKLLDALWEHATDPKYAWSHQWQKGDVLMWQNLWVLHRRDGFDPDVRRIMHRTQIKGDEAIVA; encoded by the coding sequence ATGGAGATCATTCCAACAGGGGCCGCTCTGGGCGCCGAGATCAAAGGCCTCAACCTTTCCGAGCCACTGAGCGCCGGAGAAGCCGAGCAACTGCGCGCGGCCTGGGACAAGCACCTGGTGCTGACCTTTCGCGGACAGGACCTGAGCGACCCTGAGCTTCTGGCCTTCAGCCGCAACTTCGGGGAGTTGGACCCGCCGGGCCCCAATCCCTACGGCACCACCTTTCTGCCCGAGTACCCGGAGATCAACGTCATCTCCAACGTGAAGGACGACCAGGGTCGGCCGATCGGCAACCTGGGCGCGGGCGAGGCCGTCTGGCACGCCGACATGACCTATGTCGATCTGCCGCCCAAGGCCGCCATCCTGCATGCGCTGGAGGTGCCGGTGGGCCAGGGCGACACCTACTTCGCCAACATGGTCGAAGCCTACGCGGACCTGCCCGAAGACCTGAAAAAGGCGATCGAGGGCAAGGAGGCGATCCACGACGCTGCCCACAATTCGGCCGGCATGCTGCGCAAGGGCTACGAGGAGGTCTCCGACCCGCGCAAGACGCCGGGCGCCCATCACCCGCTGGTGCGCTACGACAAGGCCACGGGCCGGCGTGCGCTCTTCCTTGGCCGCCGCCCGCATGCCTACATCATCGGGATGGAGCAGGAGGAGAGCGACAAGCTCCTGGATGCACTCTGGGAGCATGCGACCGACCCGAAATACGCCTGGTCGCACCAATGGCAGAAGGGCGACGTCCTGATGTGGCAGAACCTCTGGGTCCTGCACCGCCGGGACGGCTTCGACCCCGACGTGCGCCGCATCATGCACCGCACCCAGATCAAGGGGGACGAGGCGATCGTCGCCTGA
- a CDS encoding MmgE/PrpD family protein, whose translation MIQDKVFAAETLAAWASGLKAGDLPQEVRTALARTVYDSLGLMVAARNETYVQAVIKAADAEGPCTLVGHPGGYDVMTAALVNGTAVHGEDYDDTFEGTPVHVGAVVVPALLAAAERQKLSGEDVLRGLAVGAELVCRLALVAPTAMHRQGFHPTAVCGAFGAAAGVATALRLPPQQTASALGIVGSMASGIIEYLAEGTWTKRMHPGWAAGAGWRAARMAEAGFVGPRSVFEGEHGAFHAFAVPTIERDFSHLLEGWGSRWEVSNLAFKPYACGTMAQPFVDCALALREQIGDLGAIESIVAQVGEGTVHRLWEPKAEKAKPSTPYGAKFSVPYCVAVTLKDGAAGLGQFTEARIAEADILALAEKVSYEIDPENEYPKNYTGDLKATLKDGRVLEANQPCFKGGRRQPLSDEEMAKKFHENARFGGWSDDQAQALESYARGLFEQPDLSGLREFAT comes from the coding sequence ATGATCCAGGACAAGGTCTTCGCGGCGGAAACGCTTGCCGCCTGGGCCTCCGGGCTCAAGGCCGGCGACCTGCCTCAGGAGGTGCGCACCGCCCTTGCGCGGACCGTCTATGACTCTCTCGGGCTGATGGTGGCCGCGCGCAACGAGACCTATGTCCAGGCCGTGATCAAGGCGGCGGACGCCGAGGGCCCCTGCACCCTGGTAGGCCACCCCGGCGGCTACGACGTCATGACGGCGGCGCTGGTCAACGGCACGGCCGTCCACGGAGAGGACTACGACGATACCTTCGAGGGCACGCCGGTCCATGTCGGCGCTGTCGTGGTGCCGGCCCTGCTGGCCGCCGCAGAACGCCAGAAGCTTTCCGGCGAGGATGTCCTGCGCGGCTTGGCGGTGGGCGCGGAGCTTGTCTGCCGTCTGGCGCTCGTGGCGCCCACGGCCATGCATCGCCAGGGCTTTCACCCAACAGCGGTCTGCGGCGCCTTCGGCGCGGCGGCGGGCGTGGCGACGGCCCTGCGCCTGCCCCCGCAGCAGACCGCTTCGGCGCTCGGCATCGTGGGCTCCATGGCCTCGGGCATCATCGAGTACCTGGCCGAAGGCACCTGGACCAAGCGCATGCATCCCGGCTGGGCGGCCGGCGCGGGCTGGCGCGCCGCGCGCATGGCCGAGGCGGGCTTTGTCGGTCCGCGCTCCGTGTTCGAGGGCGAACACGGCGCTTTCCACGCCTTTGCCGTGCCGACCATCGAGCGCGACTTCAGCCATCTCCTGGAAGGCTGGGGCAGCCGCTGGGAGGTATCGAACCTCGCCTTCAAGCCCTACGCCTGTGGGACCATGGCCCAACCCTTCGTGGACTGCGCGCTCGCGCTGCGCGAACAGATCGGCGATCTGGGCGCCATCGAGTCCATCGTCGCGCAGGTCGGCGAGGGCACGGTCCACCGGCTTTGGGAGCCGAAGGCCGAGAAGGCGAAGCCCTCGACCCCCTATGGGGCGAAGTTCTCCGTTCCCTATTGCGTCGCCGTGACCCTGAAGGACGGGGCGGCGGGTCTTGGGCAGTTCACCGAGGCGCGCATCGCAGAGGCCGACATCCTGGCGCTGGCGGAGAAGGTCTCCTACGAGATCGATCCCGAGAACGAGTATCCCAAGAACTACACTGGCGATCTGAAGGCGACGCTGAAGGACGGCAGGGTGCTGGAGGCCAATCAGCCCTGCTTCAAGGGCGGCCGCCGCCAGCCCTTGAGCGACGAGGAGATGGCCAAGAAGTTCCATGAAAACGCGCGATTTGGCGGCTGGTCGGATGACCAAGCCCAGGCTCTGGAGAGCTATGCCCGCGGCCTGTTCGAGCAGCCGGACCTCTCGGGCCTGCGAGAATTCGCGACTTGA
- a CDS encoding enolase C-terminal domain-like protein: MTTLAEITLTRVELPLITPYKLSYRTFESFEPFLIELRDSEGRSGWGEQHISPGSSAETREGGWDFLRDLCEALLGLSPSEAKSKVLARAEESKVAATTLVTAIEMLEGAACLENRQERRFRLLTAFNASDREGIAEEVERRLAEGFRTFKIKVGKDVEADIERFAWIQQCVAGRATLRVDANRGYSREQGCRFASAIAPEGVELFEQPCAAEDWDANAAVAAVSNVPLMLDEPICALADIDRAGGIEGVGLCKVKLKRFGSLEALQAALKRTRDNGLGAVLGDGLGAEINCWMEARASDGLLENAGEFNGFVKIRPEARLLAEPLPFEAGEIILPAGWWPQMDRKRLAERRLASERFAKPAVSLT; encoded by the coding sequence ATGACGACACTCGCCGAGATCACGCTGACCAGGGTCGAGCTGCCGCTGATCACACCCTACAAGCTCTCCTACCGCACCTTCGAGAGCTTCGAGCCCTTTCTGATCGAGCTGCGCGATTCCGAGGGGCGGAGCGGTTGGGGCGAGCAGCATATCTCACCCGGTTCAAGCGCCGAGACCCGCGAGGGTGGCTGGGACTTCCTGCGCGACCTCTGCGAAGCCCTGCTGGGGCTCTCGCCCAGCGAGGCCAAGTCCAAGGTCCTGGCCCGCGCCGAGGAGAGCAAGGTCGCGGCCACCACCTTGGTCACCGCGATCGAGATGCTGGAGGGCGCGGCCTGCCTGGAGAACCGTCAGGAGCGGCGCTTTCGCCTGCTGACCGCCTTCAACGCCTCCGACCGCGAGGGCATCGCCGAGGAGGTCGAGCGGCGTCTGGCCGAGGGCTTCCGAACCTTCAAGATCAAGGTCGGCAAGGACGTGGAGGCGGACATCGAGCGCTTCGCCTGGATCCAGCAGTGCGTCGCCGGCCGGGCCACGCTTCGCGTGGACGCCAACCGGGGTTATTCACGCGAGCAAGGGTGCCGCTTCGCCTCCGCCATCGCGCCGGAAGGGGTCGAGCTCTTCGAGCAGCCCTGCGCGGCGGAGGACTGGGATGCGAACGCCGCCGTCGCCGCCGTCTCGAACGTGCCCTTGATGCTGGACGAGCCGATCTGCGCGCTGGCCGACATCGACCGGGCAGGCGGCATTGAAGGGGTGGGTCTCTGCAAGGTGAAGCTGAAGCGCTTCGGCTCTCTCGAAGCCCTCCAGGCCGCCCTGAAGCGCACCAGGGACAACGGCCTGGGCGCGGTGCTGGGGGACGGTCTGGGCGCTGAGATCAACTGCTGGATGGAGGCCCGCGCCTCGGACGGCCTGTTGGAGAACGCCGGGGAGTTCAACGGCTTCGTGAAGATCCGGCCCGAGGCCCGCCTGCTGGCCGAACCGCTGCCGTTCGAGGCGGGAGAGATTATTCTGCCCGCCGGCTGGTGGCCGCAGATGGACAGGAAACGCCTGGCCGAGCGCAGGCTGGCGAGCGAGCGCTTTGCAAAGCCAGCCGTAAGCCTCACATGA